GCTGCGGAGCCACCACCGCCTCGCCCGCCCGCGCCTTGACCATCGCGCGCTCGACGCCCTCGATGCGCTCGTCGTGGCGTACGTAACCAGAGGCGCCGGCCGCGAAGGCCGCGGCTATCCCGCGCGGACTCGGCACCGGGCCGAGCACCACCACTGCCACCTGCGGGCGCTCCCGCTTGATCCTCACGATCGGGTCGAAGGCGCCCGGCTCCGCCGGTGTCGCCGTGCCCAGCAGGCACACCTCGGGCGCCCTGGCCACCACCAGCTCGGCCGCGCCGGCCGCGGGAGCGGCCGCCGCGAGCACCCGGTGCCCGCGCAGCTTCAAGGCCGAGGCGAGTGCCTCGGCGAGCAGTCTGTGGTCGTCGACCACCATGAGCCGCACGCCCATCGAGCAACCCTCCCCGTCGGAGCTGGCCCCCCGGCCCTCCTGACCCGGCAAGCTACACGCTTGTTCGAGATCGCGCGCCCTTAACCCGGCAGAAGTCCCCCAGAATGCCGAATTCTTCGCCAAACAGGGCTACAACAGGACTGCTCATGACTGTGGCCCGGCCCATCGGAGTACCGATGTGCCGGGCCACAGGCCGGAATTGCGGAATCAGTCGGCCGTGCTGAAGGCGACAGCCAGGTACTTCTTCCCGAACGACGAAGAGGACGACGAGGGCTTGCTCATCAGGGTCGCCCCGATGTACAGCCGGCCGTTCGCGTAGCGGTACTCGGCGTAGTCAGAGGAGAAGCTGGTCTCCGCCTCGTGCACCGGCTTGTCGGCCGGGCTCGCCATCAGCACCGTCTGCTTCAAGGTGCTGCCGTCGATGCTGACGACCTGGCTGCCCTTGTCGTAGGGGGGCCACTTGTAGGCGATGACATTGCCGCCGTCCATGCGCAGCGGGAACATCGTGTACCGGTCGCCCGCGTCGGCCCGGCCGCTGGCCGGCTTTCCGGTGGCGAGGTCGAAGGAGACGATCTCATTGGTGTCGCCGTAGTCGCCGCCGCCCTCGTGGTCCGCGGTCGGCAGGTAGATCCGGCCGTTGCCGACGACGACCTTCTGGCACGTCTCGACCTCGGTGGAGCCGCAGCGGGCCTGGAACTTGTCGCCGGCTGCCGGGATCTTGGCCTTCAGCGTGCCCTTCTCGTCGAGCGAGAAGAAGTCCGAGATACCGCGCGAGCCCGTGTCGCCGACATCGGCGGCGACGACCAGCGGCTTGGTGGAGACGATGGCCGCGTACTCGACACCGGCCGGCATCTTGTACGAGAACGCCGGGGCACCGTTGGCCGGGTTCAAGCCCTGGATGATGACCTGTGGGTTGTCGTACGAACCGCACTTGCGGACCGCGACCAGCGCCGGGCCGCCGCCGTACCCCATGTCGTAGCAGCGCTCGGCGTTGACGGTGGGCTTCCAGCGGACGGCGCCGCTGGTGAGGTCGAACGCCGCGCCGCCGTCGGTGCCGCCCGCGGCCACCGTGGTGCCGCTCTGGGTGACCTCGGTGAACCTGATCTTTTCGTCGCCCCCGGTCGTGCCCTTGACCGACTTGCTCCAGAGCAGCTTGCCGGTGCTCAGGTCGACGACGCCGACCTCGGTGCACGGCTGGTAGTACTTCGGCGCGACCCGCTTGGTGGCCTCGAAGACGATCGCGGCCTTGTTGTCCTCGGAGACATGGCGCGAGGACGCGCAGATCTGGCCCGGCAGCGGGAGGGTCCACAGCGGCGTGCCCTTGGCCGCGTCGTATCCGACGAGCGAGTTGATGCCGGGCTTGACGTACGCCTTGTCGGTAATCCAGGAGCCCTTGACGCTGGTGATGTCGGCGCGCGCGGGCTCCGGCAGCTGGAAGGCCACCTTGGAGTTGATGTTCGCGGGCGCCTTCTCCTTGCCCGGGCCGTCGGCAGCCGTGCCCCCGGTGGCACCGCCCGTGGAGCCCCCGGAGGTGCCGGCCGAGCTGTTCTTGCTCTCGTCCTTCTTGCCGCCGCCGTCGTCCTTGGAGGCGAACCAGATGCCGCCGCCCACGATCAGCACGACGGCGAGCGACGCCGCGATGATGATCTGCATCTGCGTGCTCAGCTTCTTGCCACCGCCACCACCGCCGCCACCGGGCTGGGGCGGCATGTACTGCCCCTGCGGGTACTGACCCTGCGGGTACTGGCCCGGCACGGGCTGGCCCGGATAGCCGTAGCCCGGCTGGGCAGGCGGCTGTCCCGGCGGAGGGGTCTGCGGGTAGCCGTAGGCGGGCTGCTGGCCCGGGGCCTGCGGATAGCCGTAGGTGGGCTGCTGGCCCGGGGCCTGTGGCGGCTGCGCCTGCGGGTGTGTCTGCGGGTAGCCGTACGAGGGATCCTGCGCGGGCGGGGCGGCGTCGGGCTCCAGCCGCCGGGCGGGGATCCTGGGAGCGCCGAACCCGCCCTGCGGGGGCTGGTTCGGGGGCTGGTTCGGCGGCTGGGGTGGTTGCGTCATGGCGTACTTACCTCTGGAGAAGGAGAAACGGAGTGTGGTCTGAGGGGCTCAGGACGCGTCACTTGCCGAAGGCCATCATGGTCTTCGTCTCCTTCTCCTCCGCGTCGTTGCTGGCGCTGACCCGGCTGCTGGCGATGAAGAACCGCCCGTCCGCGTACACCGTCTTCGACGAGTAGAAGGAGCTCTCGATCTGCGCCGTCGAGGCCGGGTGCTGCAGCAGCACCTTGGGCGCGCCACCCGTCGGCGCGATGGTGCCGAGCGAACCGCCCTTGTCGTACGACGCCTCCGTGTAGACGAGGACCTTCCCGCCCTCCATGCGCAGCGGCGTCATCTGACCCTTGCCGCCGGCCTTGGAACGCCACCTCGCCTTGCCGGTGTCGAGGCTGAACGCGATGACCTCGTTCGGCGTTCCGTACGCCGTCTCGGTCGACATGTAGAAGTTGCTCGCGTCGGCGGCGACGCCGGTGCAGCCCTCGAGGTTCTGGCCGAAGACGACGAACTTGCCGCCGCAGCGCGGCTGGAACTTGTCCTTGCCGCCGTCGATCTGCGCGCGCGGCGTGCCGTTGTCCTTCAGCGCGACGATCGACCGCTTCTTCGGCTCACGCTGCGTCAGCGAGATGACCAGCGGGCTGGCCGAGTAGACCTTGTCGATCTCCCAGCCGACCGGAGCGTTGTACGTCCACTTGGCCTTGCCGGTGGTCGGGTCGACCTCCGACAGCTGCTGCTTGGGCTTGTTGTAGTCGGACGTGGGGCAGCTCGCGGCGGCGAGCAGCTTGGGGCCGCCCGCGAAGGCGAACGGCTTGCAGCCCTCGGTGGGGCCCTTGAAGAGCTGTCGGCCGTCGGCCATCGAGAAGCCGTAGGAGTTGCCGGAACCACCCGCGGCGAGAGTGCTGCCGCTGATCGACAGGGTGAAGTCGGAGAGCGAGCCGAAGGCGCCGGTGGCCTTCGGAATCGGCTTCTTCCAGCCCGCCTTGCCGGTCTTGAGGTCGATCATCTGCAGATCGGTGCAGTCGGCCTTCTCGGTGAGGCCGTCCTTGACCCCCACGACGATCTTGCCGTCGGTGGAGGTCTGCGCGGGAGCCGAGCAGATCTCGGTGCCGAGCGGCAGGCTCCACTTCTTCTTGCCGTCGGTCACCGAGTAGCCGACGACCTCCTTGTACATGCCCTTGACGACGGTGTCGCCGACGACCCACGGGCCGAACACCTCGGCGCCGTTGCGCGGCAGGTCGACGTCGTTCTTCGCCAGGAACAGGACCTTCGCCTCGCCGGACTGTCGTCCGGCGTTGAGGTCGTCGTTGGCCTCGCGGCCGTCGCCGCTGCCGTCGCCCTGGTCGACGGACTCCGAGCCGGACGGCTTGGGGTCGTCACTGCTCTTGCTGACGTTCTTCTTGTCCTTCGTGTCGTCGCCACCGCTGACGGCGAGATAGGTTCCGCCGCCGATCACCAGCAGTCCGGCCACGGCCGCGCCGATGATGACGCCGGGCTTGCCCTTGAAGAAGCTGCCGCCGCCGCTGCCGGGCGGGATGGGTGCGCCGGGGTACTGCGGCTGAGTCGGGTAGCCGCCGTAGGGACCTGGCTGCTGGCTGTACGGGCCGGGCTGCTGGCTGTACGGACCCGGCTGGCCCGGAGCCTGCTGCGGGTAGCCGTAGCCGGGCTGGGCGGGCTGCTGCTGCTGCTGCGGGTAGCCGTAGCCGGGTGCGCCGGGGGGAGCCGCGGGCGGCGGCCCCTGCGGGGCGGGCGGCATCTGCGGCGGCTGCGCGGGCGGTTGAGGGGCTCCGTACTGCGGGTCCTGCGGAGCTCCGAAGCCTCCCTGCGGGGGCTGGTTCGGGGGCTGGGGCGGCTGGTTCGGCGGCTGTGTCATGGGGTGTTTACCTCTGGAAGTGGAGAGATGGGAGAAGGAGTTGGGATGTCCGAATGACTCGGATGACTCAGAGCGCGGTCACTTGCCAAAGGCCATCATCGTTTTCGTCTCCCTCTCTTCCGCGTCGTTGAGGCCGTTGATACGGGTGGCGGTGAGGAAGAACCGGCCGTCCGCGTATACCGTCCGCGACTCCATGAAGCCGGACTCAGCCTCGACGGCCGCCAGTTGGTGTTTCAGCACGACCTTCGGCGCACCGCCCGCCGGCGCGATGGTCGCGACCGCGCCGGCCACGCTGTACGTCGGGGCGATGTAGACCACGACGCTGCCGTCCTGAACGGTCAGCGGCGTCATCGTGCGGTCCCCTCCCGCCGGTGAGCGCCACTTGGGTTTGCCGGTGTCCAGGCTGAACGCCACGACGTCGTTGGTGCCGGTCGGCTCCGTGGACAGGTAGAGCGTGGACGCGTCGGCGGCGACACCGGTGCACCACCCCTGGATGTCCCCGCGGAAGGCGAGGAGTGAACTGGAGCAGCGCGGCTTGAACTTGTCCTTGCCGAGCTGGAGCTGCGAGCGCAGCTTTCCGCTGTCCGTAAGGGCGATGACGCGCCGTTGGGTGTTCTCGTCGGAGTCGTCGGCCTGCAGCTTGATGGAGACGACGGGCGGGCTGACCGAGTAGACCTTGTCGACTTCCCAGTCGGCGGGGAGCGCGTACGTCCAGGTGGCCCTGCCGGTGGCCGGGTCGACGTTCTGGATCTCCTGCTTGACGTTCTCGGCGGCGCTGGTGGGGCAGTTCGCGGCGGCGATCAGTCGGGTACCGCCGGCGAAGCCGTAGGGCAGGCAGCCGGACGACGGCTTGCCGAAGAGCTGCTTGCCGTCGTTCAGGCTGAAGCCGTAGGAGGTGTCCAGGCCTGCCGCGGTGACCGTGTTCCCGCCGATGGCGAGGATGAAGTCGGAGAAACCGGTCAGGTCCTTCGGCTTGGGTATGGACGTCTTCCAGCCCGCCTTGCCGGTCTTCGCATCGATCATCTGGAGTTCGCTGCAGTCGGCCTTCGCCGTGAGGCCGCTCTTGACCCCGATGACGATCTTTCCCTCGGCGGAAACCTGAGGAGCGGCCAGGCACGCATCGGCGCCGAGCTTCACGCTCCACTTCTTCCTGCCGTCGGTCACCGAGAAGCCGGCGACCTCCCGGGACATGGCCTTGACGATCGTGTCGCCCTCGACCCAGGGACCGAAGATCTCGGCGCCGTTGCCCGGTACGTCGATGTCGTTCTGCTTCAGGAAAAGGATGTTCGCCTCGCCCGGCCTGCGCCCGGCGTTGAGGTCGCCCTCGCCGCCGGCGGTGCCGCTGCCCTCGTCCGCGGAAGCCGGGCCGGAGGGCTTGGGGCTGTCA
The Streptomyces lunaelactis genome window above contains:
- a CDS encoding helix-turn-helix transcriptional regulator, with product MGVRLMVVDDHRLLAEALASALKLRGHRVLAAAAPAAGAAELVVARAPEVCLLGTATPAEPGAFDPIVRIKRERPQVAVVVLGPVPSPRGIAAAFAAGASGYVRHDERIEGVERAMVKARAGEAVVAPQLLQGAFAELLNPAAQPDDEGQRLLQLLTPREVEVLVRVAEGEDTRLIAAGMGIAPSTARTHVQRVLMKLGVGSRLEAAALAARTGLLDRATIVSAIVSASPGPAAE
- a CDS encoding outer membrane protein assembly factor BamB family protein; protein product: MTQPPQPPNQPPNQPPQGGFGAPRIPARRLEPDAAPPAQDPSYGYPQTHPQAQPPQAPGQQPTYGYPQAPGQQPAYGYPQTPPPGQPPAQPGYGYPGQPVPGQYPQGQYPQGQYMPPQPGGGGGGGGKKLSTQMQIIIAASLAVVLIVGGGIWFASKDDGGGKKDESKNSSAGTSGGSTGGATGGTAADGPGKEKAPANINSKVAFQLPEPARADITSVKGSWITDKAYVKPGINSLVGYDAAKGTPLWTLPLPGQICASSRHVSEDNKAAIVFEATKRVAPKYYQPCTEVGVVDLSTGKLLWSKSVKGTTGGDEKIRFTEVTQSGTTVAAGGTDGGAAFDLTSGAVRWKPTVNAERCYDMGYGGGPALVAVRKCGSYDNPQVIIQGLNPANGAPAFSYKMPAGVEYAAIVSTKPLVVAADVGDTGSRGISDFFSLDEKGTLKAKIPAAGDKFQARCGSTEVETCQKVVVGNGRIYLPTADHEGGGDYGDTNEIVSFDLATGKPASGRADAGDRYTMFPLRMDGGNVIAYKWPPYDKGSQVVSIDGSTLKQTVLMASPADKPVHEAETSFSSDYAEYRYANGRLYIGATLMSKPSSSSSSFGKKYLAVAFSTAD
- a CDS encoding outer membrane protein assembly factor BamB family protein, giving the protein MTQPPNQPPQPPNQPPQGGFGAPQDPQYGAPQPPAQPPQMPPAPQGPPPAAPPGAPGYGYPQQQQQPAQPGYGYPQQAPGQPGPYSQQPGPYSQQPGPYGGYPTQPQYPGAPIPPGSGGGSFFKGKPGVIIGAAVAGLLVIGGGTYLAVSGGDDTKDKKNVSKSSDDPKPSGSESVDQGDGSGDGREANDDLNAGRQSGEAKVLFLAKNDVDLPRNGAEVFGPWVVGDTVVKGMYKEVVGYSVTDGKKKWSLPLGTEICSAPAQTSTDGKIVVGVKDGLTEKADCTDLQMIDLKTGKAGWKKPIPKATGAFGSLSDFTLSISGSTLAAGGSGNSYGFSMADGRQLFKGPTEGCKPFAFAGGPKLLAAASCPTSDYNKPKQQLSEVDPTTGKAKWTYNAPVGWEIDKVYSASPLVISLTQREPKKRSIVALKDNGTPRAQIDGGKDKFQPRCGGKFVVFGQNLEGCTGVAADASNFYMSTETAYGTPNEVIAFSLDTGKARWRSKAGGKGQMTPLRMEGGKVLVYTEASYDKGGSLGTIAPTGGAPKVLLQHPASTAQIESSFYSSKTVYADGRFFIASSRVSASNDAEEKETKTMMAFGK
- a CDS encoding outer membrane protein assembly factor BamB family protein, translating into MTQPPGQQQPQGGFGVSPGTRQGIPQPPAQPPQIPPTQPPYSRPGPYGQQPGPYGQQPGPYGQQSGPYGGYQPQPPTQYTGVPTPPGGGGGLFKGKPGVVIGAAVAGLLVIGGGTWFVLSGDGKDDKAGVSRSSDSPKPSGPASADEGSGTAGGEGDLNAGRRPGEANILFLKQNDIDVPGNGAEIFGPWVEGDTIVKAMSREVAGFSVTDGRKKWSVKLGADACLAAPQVSAEGKIVIGVKSGLTAKADCSELQMIDAKTGKAGWKTSIPKPKDLTGFSDFILAIGGNTVTAAGLDTSYGFSLNDGKQLFGKPSSGCLPYGFAGGTRLIAAANCPTSAAENVKQEIQNVDPATGRATWTYALPADWEVDKVYSVSPPVVSIKLQADDSDENTQRRVIALTDSGKLRSQLQLGKDKFKPRCSSSLLAFRGDIQGWCTGVAADASTLYLSTEPTGTNDVVAFSLDTGKPKWRSPAGGDRTMTPLTVQDGSVVVYIAPTYSVAGAVATIAPAGGAPKVVLKHQLAAVEAESGFMESRTVYADGRFFLTATRINGLNDAEERETKTMMAFGK